A genomic segment from Nitrospinota bacterium encodes:
- a CDS encoding methyltransferase domain-containing protein produces MSPGESFPQEVIEEIRNKIWYRFSGVAVAQVSPFPIGPESAKAVGYPEELVDSFPTEVTEAFAGVGNPFSLGPIKPGETVLDVGCGSGLDALIAARLVGPTGSVVGFDMVPEMVEKARQNVEAQGAKQVLVFRGLAENLPLADELCDVVISNGVINLLPEKRPLLLEIHRVLKPGGRFMVADMLLLKPLPPEALQDPDLWSQ; encoded by the coding sequence GTGAGCCCTGGAGAGTCCTTCCCCCAAGAGGTCATCGAAGAGATCAGGAACAAGATCTGGTACCGATTCAGCGGCGTAGCGGTAGCCCAGGTCTCCCCATTTCCGATCGGGCCTGAGAGCGCAAAGGCTGTGGGTTATCCTGAAGAGCTGGTCGACTCCTTTCCGACGGAGGTCACCGAGGCCTTCGCGGGGGTTGGAAACCCTTTCAGCCTCGGGCCCATCAAGCCTGGAGAGACGGTCCTTGACGTTGGGTGCGGAAGCGGGCTCGACGCCTTGATCGCGGCCCGACTCGTGGGCCCTACGGGAAGCGTCGTTGGATTCGACATGGTCCCGGAGATGGTCGAGAAGGCCCGCCAGAACGTCGAGGCTCAGGGGGCCAAGCAGGTCTTGGTCTTCCGAGGGCTGGCCGAGAACCTGCCGCTCGCCGATGAACTATGCGACGTCGTAATCTCCAACGGTGTTATCAACCTCCTGCCGGAAAAGAGGCCGCTGCTCTTAGAAATCCACCGCGTTCTCAAGCCCGGGGGGCGATTCATGGTGGCGGACATGCTTCTTTTGAAACCCCTGCCGCCGGAGGCCCTTCAAGACCCCGATCTGTGGAGCCAATGA